DNA sequence from the Penicillium psychrofluorescens genome assembly, chromosome: 3 genome:
CATGATGCAGATCGTTGACGCACTCGAAGAGGATGGTTTGCTACACTATTGGGGTGAGTGAAGTCGACAACATTGAAGAGTCAGCTAACAACTTGCCAGGCTTCTCATATGGTACAGCCCTAGGAGCAACAGTCGCAGCCATGTTCCCAGAGAGAATGGGTAGAGTGGTTCTGGACGGTGTGCTGAACCCGTACGAGTACTATCACGGATAGTAAGTGGGAATATCCTTACttccaaagaagaagactaACAACACCTTCAGTGACAATCAGCAGCTCCTAGATACGGACGAAGTTCTTGGAGGATTCTGCTCTTCTTGCCTCGAAGCACCCAAGCTCTGTTCACTCTCGTCACTGGCCTCTTCAGGATCTGAGTTGAAAGCGAATCTATACCAGATGTTCGACACAATCAAATACCACCCGATTCCAATTGGAGCATCGCTTATGGACTATGACGATGTGAAGGGTATAGTATTCAATGATTTCTATAGTACAGACGACTGGCCGGCCTTATCGGACATGCTCTACTTGGTAATGACTCGAAATGTGACCGCGTTGGCTGCGTTAATGAAGTCTGAGGACGGCGCCGCCTCCACTTCCCAGGATTCGCTCCAGGGAATCAAGTGTGGCGACAAAACCGTGCGAGCACCTACCTTAGAGCAATTTATGCCTGTCGTTGAGCGGGCATACCATACGAGCCGCGTGGCAGGCGACGTCAACGTCCACGTCAATATGGAGTGTGCGCAGTGGAAGATGTCGGCTAAGGAGCACTACATGGGCGACTTCCGGGTTAAGACTCTCCATCCAGCATTGCTGATTGGCAACACCTGGGATCCAGTGACTCCCTTTGTGTCGGCGCAAAACGTGAGCGATGCGCTGGAGGGAAgtgttcttcttcggcacAACGGATACGGAGTAAGTGTCTTCGCTTGTTGTATGATTGGCTCAAGCTAACGGAGTGCCCACAGCATGCTTCTGTCGGGCAGCCATCCCTTTGTACGGGCATGGTAGTCCAGGACTATTTCCTGCATGGCACGCTGCCCCCGAAAGGAAAGGTTTGCCAGCCGAGTGTCCCACCATTCTCGAACAAGGACTGGAAGGACGTGTTCCCGCAGCCTTAGGCGGGCGGGTCACCGGAAGCGGTTGTGTTGAAAGCGAGGATGAGGCTAAGTCACAGGGTACTAGACATTATCTAGTTTATGTGCAACATAATTGAGCTTGTAGCGAACTCATGAGGTTGTCTACTTCCCATTTTCTGCAGTCACTCTGAACCCATGTCTTGGAGCATGGACCCCCACACTCATATCTCCAGTTGTCCCGATCGTGAGCTCCTCGCATTTTAAATTTACCTATGGGACGGGATCTAGGTGGGAAACGGTCCCTCAGCTTCAGGTAACCCAACGAAGCGAGGTTACGACTCATATGTAATAGATACTACAGATCAATGTCATGGTCCTATGAATAGACCCCTCACTGTAATGCACCATTGTAGTCGATTCTTATTAAATTGAAATCAACTTTAGTATGGGAAAATCCAACTGAGAGATTTAACAGAAACAAACGTCGCTTTAGGCACGTTATCCTTCCGAGCTTTATATCAATTCCCCCCGACGAGGAAGTACAAGGTCTCCCAAGGAGGGTCTTGGCTGTGCGACGTTATAATGATATATGGATGCATGTGAAGTGCCTGGTCTGGTGTAACGAGTTGTTAAAGTTGACTACTTATCGGCCCCTAAGCCGTCAACCTTAAGTTAAACCCAACTTCAATGCCATCACAAGCATTCGGTGCATTTAAACACTCTTATGGAAAACAAACCAACATACCGAGAACACCAGAAGTACCCAAAGCCTCCGAGACAGTTGTATCTTGAGTGTGACATTGAAAGCCAAGATGGAGCACACTAGACAGCTATGGCTAATTATAAAAAGGCCGTTGCCATCACTGGCATTAATTGCTGGTCCATCGCATCTGCCAGAGTTCAAGTCGATTAATTTATTATCAGCACCGTATACGCCAAAATGATGAAATTTGTTACATTCTTGGGTCTTCTCCTGGCCGGAGCGCATGCCCAGCAGGCTGCCAATTGCGAGTACCAGTCGCTAAAGTGCGGCTCTGTGCTGCTTGCTGCTCCTTACAGTAGGCAGTCTCTATTATTGTTCGATATCATTAACTTACTTCTCTTGAAATCCATAGGCTATACATCTGCTCAGTTGATAGCAGCCGTCAATGACACAGCCTCTATCCCAGTCCTGACGACCGCCGAGTTGTCCGCAACCATATTCCACTGTTACGATATTCTAGGCGATCTCACCGGCAACTCGTATTGCTTCGCCGGTTGCGACACCAAGCCCGGCACGCGCAACGACCAATGTATCCTGTAGCGCCCTACGCCAGGTGATCTCCCCGGTTGTTCTCTATATGAATTGCTGGACTGGCTACTGACCAATGTGGTCATCGCCTGGATGTTGTGGAATTGGTTTTGCGCTCCTCGTGGCACTGCCCCCGTTGCTGCCCCCTTTTGAGTCCGCCAGTAAAAGGCCGTCTGCGAGCCGTCAATTTTGGTGGACCAGGAGGTATTCGCTCATTGTTTTACACTTGTTAGCTTATTTGATTGGGTTTTGTCTTTGGATGGGGGGCTGAAAAGAACGAAACAGAGATTTAAGACCAATGCTTTGGTATATACTAGGTAGTCAATATTTAATTAAATCTCTGTTTGGTGGAATCTTCCTATTGCTTCTTGTTGAAAGCGTCCGTACGGTGTACTCCGGATAGCAACATCACGATATCATCCATTCAATCAAACGAGTAGGGAAACGACTACGAGTACTCATTTTATCATCACCATGTGGTATACCAAGTGAACTGACAATAAGAGGTTTCGCAAATCAGCACTAATATAGAGTCACTGTAGCAGGAGCCATTATGGGAGCCAATTCCAAATCACAATAGTGATTGCCGAAGCACAACGTCTTACACAGAGTGAAACAGCATGGCGGTACCGGTTTCGTGACGGTTGTAGTAACGGTGACGGTAACTGTCCCATTCGTCGGCGGAGTTATGCTGCACTGGTCATCCATGGTCATATTCGCCGAAGCCAAGCACCCAGAGATACAGAATGAGTTGCCGGTGATGCTGCCCTTAATATCAATGCAGCGATAGAGTACTTGCAGGAGTTGCGTGGAAGTGAGCGGGGGAATTGAGAGAGTCTGATTGACAGCGGCGACCAGTTCGGGAACGGTATATTCTAAATGGTAGTCAATTCAGCAGGTCCGCGAGCTGAATGGCGGTGTTTTACCGTCAATAGAGACCAGCGCCGAGCCGCACTTGTAGGACTGGTAGATGCATGGAGTGGCAAACGACTCTCCGGTCGAGCAGATGGC
Encoded proteins:
- a CDS encoding uncharacterized protein (ID:PFLUO_005667-T1.cds;~source:funannotate) gives rise to the protein MTITDDWPALSDMLYLVMTRNVTALAALMKSEDGAASTSQDSLQGIKCGDKTVRAPTLEQFMPVVERAYHTSRVAGDVNVHVNMECAQWKMSAKEHYMGDFRVKTLHPALLIGNTWDPVTPFVSAQNVSDALEGSVLLRHNGYGDYFLHGTLPPKGKVCQPSVPPFSNKDWKDVFPQP
- a CDS encoding uncharacterized protein (ID:PFLUO_005668-T1.cds;~source:funannotate) encodes the protein MMKFVTFLGLLLAGAHAQQAANCEYQSLKCGSVLLAAPYSYTSAQLIAAVNDTASIPVLTTAELSATIFHCYDILGDLTGNSYCFAGCDTKPGTRNDQCIL